A window of the Streptomyces sp. NBC_01351 genome harbors these coding sequences:
- a CDS encoding GNAT family N-acetyltransferase, producing the protein MEFTAGGLLEVRITPADVGKRVSVRRVEGGLSGSPEFTDTVGVLTSWDQGVLVITRKNGQSVRIAESLLVAGKVVPPAPARRRGPAASFEELSRIAARSWQPLESEPLGGWTLRAAAGFTRRANSVLPLGDPGIPLDDALARVTSWYAERGLPAYVQAATGAAGTQELLCAKLERRGWVSEVSAEVRIGALAPVADVEAPAAGSVRLTRVPDEEWLGRYGKVTDPDLARRMLVEGPSVWFAALPGGRAIGRLVVDGRWAGFAAVTVDPEHRRAGLATAVMAALAGKALEEGASAAWLQVETDNAGALALYDGLGFATHHAYHHYRRGAAS; encoded by the coding sequence GTGGAATTCACTGCGGGCGGACTGCTGGAGGTCCGGATTACCCCGGCTGACGTGGGTAAACGAGTCTCTGTACGACGGGTGGAGGGCGGGCTGAGCGGATCACCCGAGTTCACGGACACGGTCGGGGTTCTCACATCCTGGGACCAGGGTGTGCTGGTGATCACACGGAAGAACGGCCAGTCCGTCCGCATCGCGGAATCCTTGCTGGTCGCGGGCAAGGTGGTGCCCCCGGCACCGGCCCGCAGGCGGGGTCCGGCAGCCTCTTTCGAGGAGCTCTCGCGGATCGCGGCGCGGTCGTGGCAGCCGCTGGAGAGCGAGCCGCTGGGCGGGTGGACGCTGCGGGCCGCGGCCGGCTTCACCCGGCGGGCCAACTCCGTGCTGCCGCTCGGCGACCCCGGGATACCGCTGGACGATGCACTCGCGCGAGTGACCTCCTGGTACGCGGAGCGCGGGCTTCCGGCCTACGTGCAGGCCGCGACCGGGGCCGCCGGTACGCAGGAACTGCTGTGCGCGAAGCTGGAGCGCCGGGGCTGGGTGTCCGAGGTGTCCGCGGAGGTACGGATCGGGGCGCTGGCCCCCGTGGCCGACGTCGAGGCGCCCGCCGCCGGGTCCGTACGTCTGACCCGTGTCCCGGACGAGGAGTGGCTCGGCCGCTACGGGAAGGTCACCGATCCGGACCTGGCCCGCCGGATGCTGGTGGAGGGCCCGTCGGTGTGGTTCGCGGCGCTGCCGGGCGGCCGGGCCATCGGCCGGCTCGTGGTCGACGGGCGGTGGGCCGGTTTCGCGGCGGTGACCGTCGATCCGGAGCACCGCCGGGCGGGTCTGGCGACGGCCGTGATGGCGGCTCTGGCCGGCAAGGCCCTGGAGGAGGGCGCCTCGGCGGCGTGGCTCCAGGTGGAGACGGACAATGCGGGGGCGCTGGCGCTGTACGACGGCCTCGGCTTCGCGACGCACCACGCGTACCACCACTACCGGCGCGGGGCGGCCTCGTGA
- a CDS encoding transglutaminase-like domain-containing protein produces the protein MTSPWREQFAAEARAERPDLAVLCLLLAAEADPELLGVPPVEDWGSVMDWAQIELDRLAGMLPYGLRGAREWASAVTELLGGRLGFHGTPADYDRLESSLLHEVLRRRRGLPILLSVVWLEVARRAGAPVYGLGLPGHFVVGFGDPDEGVVVDPFAGGASLGAGPAELASGPRSPARTLDIVLRILNNVRAWASARPEHSGVALWALELSLLLPSHPAALRYDRARLLVERGAFLAGAAELESYADVVAVIDADAAARIRAEAAAARALLN, from the coding sequence GTGACGTCGCCCTGGCGGGAGCAGTTCGCGGCGGAGGCGCGCGCGGAGCGGCCGGACCTGGCGGTGCTGTGCCTGCTGTTGGCGGCGGAGGCGGACCCGGAGCTCCTGGGGGTCCCCCCGGTCGAAGACTGGGGGAGCGTCATGGACTGGGCCCAGATCGAACTGGACCGGCTCGCCGGGATGCTGCCGTACGGGCTGCGGGGCGCGCGGGAGTGGGCGTCGGCGGTCACGGAACTGCTGGGCGGCCGGCTCGGCTTCCACGGCACCCCGGCCGACTACGACCGCCTCGAATCCTCCCTCCTGCACGAGGTGCTGCGGCGTCGGCGCGGCCTGCCGATCCTGCTGTCCGTGGTCTGGCTGGAGGTCGCCCGGCGGGCGGGGGCGCCGGTGTACGGGCTGGGCCTGCCGGGGCACTTCGTGGTGGGCTTCGGGGATCCGGATGAGGGTGTGGTGGTCGACCCGTTCGCGGGCGGCGCGTCGCTGGGCGCCGGCCCGGCGGAGCTGGCCTCCGGGCCGCGCAGCCCGGCCCGGACCCTGGACATCGTGCTCCGCATCCTGAACAACGTCCGCGCGTGGGCGTCGGCCCGCCCGGAGCACTCGGGGGTCGCACTGTGGGCCCTTGAGCTGTCGCTGCTGCTGCCGTCGCATCCGGCGGCGCTGCGGTACGACCGGGCGCGGCTGCTCGTGGAACGGGGGGCGTTCCTGGCGGGGGCGGCCGAGCTGGAGTCGTACGCGGACGTGGTGGCGGTGATCGACGCCGATGCGGCGGCCCGCATCCGCGCGGAGGCCGCGGCCGCCCGGGCCCTCCTGAACTGA
- a CDS encoding peptidoglycan binding domain-containing protein — translation MTSNPSTPDSDGPKTETTLTTRIRINIPGSRPIPPVVVRKAMGTDNGSAEARPEAAQQTPDPAPRRTQGAPQAPGGAAPGLAQRPKPQPTRIEAEQEPAAEPAETASNWFAPRKGSAPQAPAPAPQPAQRPALLPSRPTGASAPGSVPPPAAVPPAAPGMPGGGFAQRPMAPAGPGPELRHGHGAGPMQGGPMQGGPTPGGPMQGAPMPGGPMQGAPMPGGSMPGAPMPGGSMPGAPMPGGPVPGGAPMPGAQVPPGFAPTGTAGPAGPTAGPNFGSGPVGGPVGGPRVGGPGVGGPLGGPGVGGPFDGPGAGEAPRWPGPGLDTPPPASDPAAPRLAPAQPKPRAAQGKPAPAKKKRRSKVVPFGGAVIALFGVAYGAGLLLNHSDVPKGTTVLGVDISGSRDEAVSKLQTAFGSRAAAPLQFSVGGKQVELKPEKAGLSLDSQTTVRNAVGSDYNPMTVIGSLFGNERVAEPVMPVDEEKLQVALQELAGTSGTATEATITFDTGKAVAVPGKPGAALDVDASAAIVAKAFRDLVESGEPAVPELPVTTKAPTIDQAEIDRAMKEFAEPAMSANAVVKVGGKSIAFGAKSLPKILSMQPVDGHLVEKFDLDALKATYGNTFDGVLITRGTGDKTAVTPQDVAGALTKALRGKTTAERTVVIDTNVG, via the coding sequence GTGACCTCGAACCCGTCAACGCCCGATTCCGACGGACCCAAGACCGAGACCACGCTGACGACGCGGATCCGTATCAACATCCCGGGTTCCCGGCCGATCCCGCCCGTGGTCGTGCGCAAGGCGATGGGTACCGACAACGGTTCGGCGGAGGCCCGGCCGGAAGCGGCGCAGCAGACGCCCGACCCGGCACCGCGCCGGACCCAGGGGGCCCCGCAGGCCCCTGGGGGCGCCGCACCGGGCCTCGCGCAGCGGCCGAAGCCCCAGCCGACCCGGATCGAGGCCGAGCAGGAGCCGGCCGCGGAACCCGCGGAGACGGCCAGCAACTGGTTCGCCCCCCGCAAGGGGTCCGCCCCGCAGGCCCCCGCCCCGGCTCCGCAGCCGGCGCAGCGGCCCGCGCTGCTGCCGTCCCGCCCCACCGGCGCCTCGGCCCCCGGCTCGGTGCCGCCGCCCGCGGCCGTCCCGCCGGCTGCCCCGGGCATGCCCGGCGGCGGCTTCGCGCAGCGGCCCATGGCTCCCGCCGGACCCGGTCCGGAGCTCCGCCACGGCCACGGCGCGGGCCCGATGCAGGGCGGCCCGATGCAAGGCGGCCCGACGCCCGGCGGCCCGATGCAGGGCGCTCCCATGCCCGGCGGCCCGATGCAGGGCGCTCCCATGCCGGGCGGGTCCATGCCCGGGGCTCCCATGCCGGGCGGGTCCATGCCCGGGGCTCCCATGCCCGGAGGTCCCGTGCCGGGCGGCGCTCCCATGCCCGGCGCGCAGGTACCCCCGGGCTTCGCCCCCACCGGCACCGCGGGCCCCGCCGGCCCCACCGCGGGCCCCAACTTCGGCAGCGGCCCGGTCGGCGGGCCCGTCGGCGGCCCCCGAGTCGGCGGCCCCGGTGTCGGAGGCCCCCTTGGCGGCCCCGGCGTGGGCGGTCCCTTCGACGGTCCCGGCGCCGGGGAAGCACCCCGCTGGCCCGGCCCCGGGCTGGACACCCCGCCCCCGGCATCCGACCCGGCCGCCCCCCGCCTCGCGCCCGCCCAGCCGAAGCCGAGGGCCGCTCAGGGGAAGCCCGCCCCCGCCAAGAAGAAGCGCCGCTCCAAGGTGGTCCCGTTCGGCGGCGCGGTCATCGCCCTGTTCGGCGTGGCCTACGGCGCGGGCCTGCTCCTGAACCACTCCGACGTCCCCAAGGGCACCACCGTCCTCGGCGTCGACATCAGCGGCAGCCGCGACGAGGCCGTGTCCAAGCTCCAGACCGCCTTCGGCAGCCGCGCTGCCGCGCCGCTCCAGTTCAGCGTCGGCGGCAAGCAGGTCGAGCTGAAGCCGGAGAAGGCGGGCCTGAGCCTGGACAGCCAGACCACCGTTCGCAACGCGGTCGGCAGCGACTACAACCCGATGACGGTCATCGGCTCGCTCTTCGGCAACGAGCGCGTCGCCGAGCCCGTGATGCCGGTCGACGAGGAGAAGCTCCAGGTAGCCCTCCAGGAGCTCGCCGGAACCTCCGGCACCGCCACCGAGGCGACGATCACCTTCGACACCGGCAAGGCCGTGGCCGTCCCCGGCAAGCCCGGCGCCGCCCTCGACGTCGACGCCTCGGCCGCCATCGTCGCCAAGGCCTTCCGCGACCTGGTCGAGTCCGGCGAGCCGGCCGTGCCCGAACTGCCCGTCACCACCAAGGCGCCGACCATCGACCAGGCCGAGATCGACCGGGCGATGAAGGAGTTCGCGGAGCCCGCCATGTCCGCGAACGCCGTCGTGAAGGTGGGCGGCAAGTCCATCGCCTTCGGCGCCAAGTCCCTGCCCAAGATCCTCAGCATGCAGCCCGTGGACGGCCACCTCGTCGAGAAGTTCGACCTCGACGCGCTCAAGGCCACGTACGGGAACACCTTCGACGGGGTCCTGATCACCCGCGGCACCGGCGACAAGACCGCGGTCACCCCGCAGGACGTGGCCGGCGCCCTCACCAAGGCCCTGCGCGGCAAGACCACGGCCGAGCGCACCGTGGTCATCGACACCAACGTCGGCTAG
- a CDS encoding DUF6113 family protein yields the protein MTAALTPGRIAGALGLLVLGVLTGLAGWLALDLWFPGGLLLGLLAVLGLFLGGRIALGVGLGVGGAAGGWFLSYVMLGAPRPEGDFLLSSSGIGMYAYLLGGTVLAVMCATMHGPVEGSVSAGRPAK from the coding sequence ATGACCGCGGCACTGACCCCGGGCCGGATCGCCGGCGCCCTGGGCCTGCTGGTGCTCGGCGTGCTGACCGGCCTGGCCGGCTGGCTGGCGCTGGACCTGTGGTTCCCCGGCGGGCTGCTGCTCGGCCTGCTGGCCGTCCTCGGGCTCTTCCTCGGCGGCCGCATCGCCCTCGGCGTCGGGCTCGGCGTGGGCGGGGCGGCCGGCGGCTGGTTCCTCTCGTACGTGATGCTCGGAGCCCCGCGCCCCGAGGGCGACTTCCTGTTGAGTTCGTCCGGAATCGGTATGTACGCCTACCTTTTGGGTGGAACGGTGCTCGCTGTGATGTGCGCCACGATGCACGGCCCGGTGGAGGGATCGGTTTCGGCCGGGCGGCCCGCCAAGTGA
- the mshB gene encoding N-acetyl-1-D-myo-inositol-2-amino-2-deoxy-alpha-D-glucopyranoside deacetylase, with product MNGLPARRLLLVHAHPDDESINNGVTMAKYAAEGAHVTLVTCTLGEEGEVIPPGLAHLAADRDDTLGAHRVRELAEAMAELGVTDHRFLGGPGRFRDSGMMGAPQNTRPGAFWSADVDEAAAYLVEVIREVRPQVLVTYDPNGGYGHPDHIQAHRVATRAAELAAEGTYRRDLGRPHGIAKVYWNRVPLSVVEEGFAELRAAGAESPFPGIAAPQDIPGVVADERITTEIEAPRELVAAKAAAMRAHATQIAVDGTFFALSNDLAQPLFTREYYELVAGEQGVTAGGREHDLFAGVGA from the coding sequence ATGAACGGTCTTCCCGCCCGTCGGCTGCTCCTCGTGCACGCGCACCCGGACGACGAGTCGATCAACAACGGCGTCACCATGGCCAAGTACGCGGCCGAGGGCGCCCACGTCACCCTGGTGACCTGCACCCTCGGCGAGGAGGGTGAGGTCATCCCGCCCGGCCTCGCCCACCTGGCGGCCGACCGCGACGACACCCTGGGTGCCCACCGCGTTCGCGAGCTCGCCGAGGCCATGGCGGAACTCGGCGTCACCGACCACCGGTTCCTCGGCGGCCCCGGCCGCTTCCGGGACTCCGGGATGATGGGCGCCCCGCAGAACACCCGCCCCGGGGCCTTCTGGTCCGCCGACGTGGACGAGGCCGCCGCCTACCTCGTCGAGGTGATCCGCGAGGTGCGCCCGCAGGTGCTCGTCACCTACGACCCGAACGGCGGATACGGGCACCCCGACCACATTCAGGCCCACCGGGTCGCCACGCGCGCCGCCGAACTGGCCGCCGAGGGCACCTACCGGCGCGACCTGGGCCGGCCGCACGGGATCGCGAAGGTCTACTGGAACCGCGTCCCGCTCTCGGTGGTCGAGGAGGGCTTCGCCGAACTGCGCGCCGCCGGAGCCGAGTCGCCGTTCCCGGGGATCGCCGCCCCGCAGGACATCCCCGGGGTGGTCGCCGACGAGCGGATCACCACCGAGATCGAGGCCCCGCGGGAGCTGGTGGCGGCGAAGGCGGCCGCGATGCGCGCCCACGCCACCCAGATCGCCGTGGACGGAACCTTCTTCGCCCTCTCCAACGACCTCGCGCAGCCCCTGTTCACCCGCGAGTACTACGAACTCGTCGCGGGCGAGCAGGGAGTGACGGCGGGCGGGCGCGAGCACGACCTCTTCGCGGGGGTCGGGGCATGA
- a CDS encoding ABC transporter ATP-binding protein, producing the protein MAESLLEVKDLVKHYPLTQGIVFRKQVGAVKAVDGVSFDLRAGETLGIVGESGCGKSTVAKMLVNLERPTAGSISYKGEDLTKLSGKALKAVRRNIQMVFQDPYTSLNPRMTVGDIIGEPYEIHPEVAPKGDRRRKVQELLDVVGLNPEYINRYPHQFSGGQRQRIGIARGLALQPEIIVADEPVSALDVSVQAQVINLLDRLQSDFDLSYVFIAHDLSIVRHISDRVGVMYLGRIVEIGTDAQIYDHPTHPYTQALLSAVPVPDPQARAHRERIILSGDVPSPANPPSGCPFRTRCWKAQQRCTDEVPLLAVPAVFPSGPAAHPSACHFAAEKQVVPPSPPQDAGEQPGGTGDAGGV; encoded by the coding sequence ATGGCTGAGTCCCTGCTGGAAGTGAAGGACCTGGTCAAGCACTACCCGCTGACCCAGGGCATCGTCTTCCGCAAGCAGGTCGGCGCGGTCAAGGCGGTGGACGGGGTCTCCTTCGACCTGCGGGCCGGCGAAACCCTCGGCATCGTCGGCGAGTCCGGCTGCGGCAAGTCCACCGTCGCCAAGATGCTGGTCAACCTGGAACGCCCGACGGCCGGCTCGATCTCGTACAAGGGCGAGGACCTGACGAAGCTGTCGGGCAAGGCCCTCAAGGCCGTGCGCCGCAACATCCAGATGGTGTTCCAGGACCCGTACACCTCGCTGAACCCACGCATGACGGTCGGCGACATCATCGGGGAGCCGTACGAGATCCACCCCGAGGTGGCCCCGAAGGGCGACCGGCGCCGCAAGGTGCAGGAGCTGCTCGACGTGGTCGGCCTCAACCCCGAGTACATCAACCGCTACCCGCACCAGTTCTCCGGCGGCCAGCGCCAGCGCATCGGCATCGCCCGCGGCCTCGCCCTCCAGCCCGAGATCATCGTCGCCGACGAGCCGGTCTCCGCACTCGACGTCTCCGTCCAGGCCCAGGTGATCAACCTGCTGGACCGGCTCCAGAGCGACTTCGACCTGTCCTACGTGTTCATCGCGCACGACCTGTCGATCGTCCGGCACATCTCCGACCGGGTCGGCGTGATGTACCTGGGCCGGATCGTGGAGATCGGCACCGACGCGCAGATCTACGACCACCCGACGCACCCCTACACCCAGGCGCTGCTGTCGGCCGTGCCCGTCCCGGACCCGCAGGCCCGCGCCCACCGCGAGCGGATCATCCTCAGCGGCGACGTCCCGTCCCCGGCCAACCCGCCCTCGGGCTGCCCCTTCCGCACCCGCTGCTGGAAGGCCCAGCAGCGCTGCACGGACGAGGTGCCGCTGCTCGCCGTCCCCGCGGTCTTCCCCTCGGGCCCGGCGGCCCACCCCTCGGCCTGTCACTTCGCGGCGGAGAAGCAGGTGGTGCCGCCGTCGCCCCCGCAGGACGCGGGGGAGCAGCCCGGCGGCACCGGGGACGCGGGGGGCGTATGA
- a CDS encoding ABC transporter ATP-binding protein: protein MLLEVRDLHVEFKTRDGVAKAVNGVDYSVDEGETLAVLGESGSGKSVTAQAVMGILDMPPGRITSGEILFKGKDLLKMKEDERRKVRGAEMAMIFQDALSSLNPVLSVGAQLGEMYEVHRGMSRKQAKAKAVELMDRVKIPAAKERVGDYPHQFSGGMRQRIMIAMALALEPSLIIADEPTTALDVTVQAQVMDLLAELQRELNMGLILITHDLGVVADVADKIAVMYAGRIVEAAPVHAIYKAPAHPYTRGLLDSIPRLDQKGQELYAIKGLPPNLLRIPPGCAFNPRCPMAQAVCRTDVPPLYEVTGSPGERTSACHFWKECLHG from the coding sequence ATGCTGCTCGAAGTCCGCGACCTGCACGTGGAATTCAAGACGCGCGACGGAGTCGCGAAGGCGGTCAACGGTGTCGACTACTCGGTGGACGAGGGCGAGACCCTCGCCGTGCTCGGCGAGTCGGGGTCCGGCAAGTCGGTGACCGCCCAGGCGGTGATGGGCATCCTGGACATGCCGCCGGGCCGCATCACGAGCGGCGAGATCCTGTTCAAGGGCAAGGACCTCCTGAAGATGAAGGAGGACGAACGGCGCAAGGTCCGCGGCGCCGAGATGGCCATGATCTTCCAGGACGCGCTGTCCTCCCTGAACCCGGTGCTGAGCGTGGGCGCGCAGCTCGGCGAGATGTACGAAGTGCACCGCGGGATGTCCCGCAAGCAGGCCAAGGCCAAGGCCGTCGAGCTGATGGACCGGGTGAAGATCCCGGCGGCGAAGGAGCGGGTGGGCGACTACCCGCACCAGTTCTCGGGCGGCATGCGCCAGCGCATCATGATCGCCATGGCGCTGGCCCTGGAGCCCTCGCTGATCATCGCGGACGAGCCGACGACCGCCCTCGACGTCACCGTCCAGGCGCAGGTGATGGACCTGCTGGCCGAGCTCCAGCGCGAGCTGAACATGGGCCTGATCCTGATCACCCACGACCTCGGCGTCGTCGCCGACGTGGCCGACAAGATCGCCGTCATGTACGCGGGCCGGATCGTCGAGGCGGCCCCCGTCCACGCCATCTACAAAGCCCCCGCCCACCCCTACACCCGCGGCCTGCTGGACTCCATCCCGCGCCTGGACCAGAAGGGCCAGGAGCTCTACGCCATCAAGGGCCTGCCGCCGAACCTGCTCAGGATCCCGCCCGGTTGCGCCTTCAACCCGCGCTGTCCGATGGCGCAGGCCGTGTGCCGCACCGACGTCCCGCCGCTGTACGAGGTGACCGGGTCGCCCGGGGAGCGGACCAGCGCCTGCCACTTCTGGAAGGAGTGCCTCCATGGCTGA
- a CDS encoding ABC transporter permease yields MPEPDPERPERPEEHGYDPVGPRPHEAMSPTGQGGVMDLALEEAESLEKVPGPPGPAGPSEKARSLWSDAWHQLRRNPVFLLSSLLILFLVVISIWPQLIASGDPLQCDLSKSQQGSSPGHPFGYDTQGCDVYTRTVYGARASITVGVCATLGAALLGSLLGGLAGFFGGWGDSLLSRVADIFFGIPVVLGGLVFLSVVTSTTVWPVVGFIVLLGWPQIARIARGSVITAKQNDYVQAARALGAGNGRMLLRHVAPNAIAPVIVVATIALGTYIALEATLSFLGVGLRPPTVSWGIDISNAASQIRNAPHMLLWPAGALSLTVLAFIMLGDAVRDALDPKLR; encoded by the coding sequence ATGCCTGAGCCCGACCCCGAGCGTCCCGAGCGCCCCGAAGAGCACGGCTACGACCCCGTCGGTCCCCGGCCGCACGAGGCGATGTCCCCGACCGGTCAGGGTGGAGTGATGGATCTGGCCCTGGAAGAGGCCGAAAGCCTGGAGAAGGTGCCCGGCCCCCCGGGGCCCGCCGGCCCCTCCGAGAAGGCCCGTTCGCTGTGGTCGGACGCCTGGCACCAGCTGCGCCGCAACCCCGTCTTCCTCCTCTCCTCCCTGCTGATCCTCTTCCTCGTCGTCATCTCGATCTGGCCCCAGCTCATCGCGAGCGGCGACCCGCTCCAGTGCGACCTGTCCAAATCGCAGCAGGGCTCGTCCCCGGGCCACCCCTTCGGCTACGACACCCAGGGCTGCGACGTGTACACCCGCACCGTCTACGGAGCCCGCGCCTCCATCACCGTCGGCGTCTGCGCCACCCTCGGCGCCGCCCTGCTCGGCTCCCTCCTCGGCGGGCTCGCCGGCTTCTTCGGGGGCTGGGGAGACTCGCTGCTCTCCCGGGTCGCCGACATCTTCTTCGGCATCCCCGTGGTCCTCGGCGGCCTGGTCTTCCTGTCCGTCGTCACCAGCACCACCGTCTGGCCCGTCGTCGGCTTCATCGTGCTGCTGGGCTGGCCGCAGATCGCCCGCATCGCCCGCGGCTCGGTGATCACCGCCAAACAGAACGACTACGTCCAGGCCGCCCGGGCCCTCGGCGCGGGCAACGGCCGGATGCTGCTGCGGCACGTGGCGCCCAACGCCATCGCACCCGTCATCGTCGTCGCCACGATCGCCCTGGGCACGTACATCGCCCTGGAGGCCACCCTGTCCTTCCTCGGCGTGGGCCTGCGACCGCCCACCGTCTCCTGGGGCATCGACATCTCCAACGCCGCCTCGCAGATCCGCAACGCCCCGCACATGCTGCTGTGGCCGGCGGGCGCGCTGAGCCTCACAGTGCTCGCCTTCATCATGCTCGGCGACGCGGTGCGCGACGCCCTCGACCCCAAGCTGCGCTGA
- a CDS encoding ABC transporter permease: MGRYVIRRLLQMIPVFIGSTFLIFFMVYALGDPVAALFGDKAPDPATAARIRKDLYLDQPLWKQYLHYMGQIFQGDFGTAFNGQPVTELMASAFPVTLRLTIVAIFFEIVIGITLGVVSGLRRGKAVDTSVLVMTLVVISVPTFVTGYLLQFVFGVKWGWVRPTVSPDAPFSELILPGIVLALVSLAYVTRLTRTSIAENVKADYVRTAVAKGLPRRRVITRHLLRNSLIPVVTFIGTDIGALMGGAIVTERIFNIHGVGYQLYQGILRNNSPTVVGFVTILVIVFLLANLLVDLLYAVLDPRIRYA, encoded by the coding sequence ATGGGACGTTATGTGATCCGGCGGCTGCTCCAGATGATCCCGGTGTTCATCGGCAGCACGTTCCTGATCTTCTTCATGGTGTACGCGCTCGGCGACCCGGTCGCGGCCCTCTTCGGCGACAAGGCCCCCGACCCCGCCACCGCCGCGCGCATCCGCAAGGACCTCTACCTCGACCAGCCCCTGTGGAAGCAGTACCTGCACTACATGGGCCAGATCTTCCAGGGCGACTTCGGCACCGCCTTCAACGGCCAGCCCGTCACCGAGCTGATGGCCTCGGCCTTCCCCGTCACCCTGCGCCTGACCATCGTCGCGATCTTCTTCGAGATCGTCATCGGCATCACCCTCGGTGTGGTCAGCGGACTGCGCCGGGGCAAGGCCGTCGACACCTCGGTGCTGGTGATGACCCTCGTGGTGATCTCCGTGCCCACCTTCGTGACGGGCTACCTGCTCCAGTTCGTCTTCGGCGTCAAATGGGGCTGGGTACGGCCCACCGTCTCCCCGGACGCCCCCTTCAGCGAGCTGATCCTGCCCGGCATCGTGCTCGCGCTGGTCTCACTCGCCTACGTCACCCGGCTGACCCGCACCTCCATCGCCGAGAACGTCAAGGCCGACTACGTCCGCACCGCCGTCGCCAAGGGCCTGCCGCGGCGCCGGGTCATCACCCGGCACCTGCTGCGCAATTCCCTGATCCCGGTGGTCACCTTCATCGGCACCGACATCGGCGCCCTGATGGGCGGGGCCATCGTCACCGAGCGGATCTTCAACATCCACGGCGTCGGCTACCAGCTCTACCAGGGCATCCTGCGCAACAACTCACCCACGGTGGTCGGCTTCGTGACCATCCTCGTCATCGTCTTCCTGCTGGCGAACCTGCTGGTCGACCTGCTCTACGCGGTCCTGGACCCGAGGATCCGTTATGCCTGA